The following coding sequences lie in one Actinopolymorpha sp. NPDC004070 genomic window:
- a CDS encoding ComEA family DNA-binding protein, protein MLRRRPPPQHRAGPEETARAVRRVHALRRSPPRAVVTGGWVPQVPPDRVGAARAQAGAAFGEPSSPVWSKEGEERMRQSGHAEEEHPYRPLDDDFAEHDDLLTDASEESPAWALRRGHVVVVAVVLLLAVIGAAVMVIRDRPVRETVIEPAARATVVATPGTSTSAPGSPAPRPSPTLVVHVAGKVRRPGVVHLPGGSRVFDAVTASGGALPGTDLDTVNLARPLLDGEQVPVGVTPPPGAPPAGGDGAPSAGPPSAGAPLDLNSATSAELEELPGVGPVLAQRIVDFRTEHGRFVDVEDLREVTGIGERTFAELRDKVTAR, encoded by the coding sequence GTGTTGCGTCGACGGCCTCCTCCCCAGCACCGGGCGGGGCCCGAGGAGACCGCCCGTGCGGTCCGCCGGGTCCACGCGCTTCGGCGCTCGCCTCCGCGCGCTGTCGTCACCGGGGGATGGGTGCCACAGGTTCCCCCCGACCGGGTTGGTGCCGCCCGCGCGCAAGCCGGTGCGGCGTTCGGTGAGCCGTCGTCACCGGTGTGGTCGAAGGAAGGCGAGGAGCGCATGCGGCAGTCCGGTCACGCCGAGGAAGAACACCCCTACCGGCCGCTCGACGACGACTTCGCCGAGCACGACGACCTGCTCACGGACGCGAGCGAGGAGTCACCGGCGTGGGCGCTGCGGCGAGGCCATGTCGTGGTGGTCGCCGTCGTACTGCTGCTGGCGGTGATCGGAGCCGCGGTGATGGTGATCCGGGACCGTCCCGTGCGCGAGACCGTCATCGAGCCGGCGGCCCGTGCCACGGTGGTGGCGACACCGGGGACCTCGACCTCGGCGCCCGGCTCGCCGGCTCCGCGGCCGTCGCCGACGCTGGTGGTGCATGTGGCAGGCAAGGTACGCAGGCCGGGAGTGGTGCACCTGCCCGGCGGTTCCCGGGTGTTCGACGCAGTCACCGCCTCCGGTGGAGCGCTGCCGGGAACCGACCTCGACACCGTCAACCTCGCTCGCCCCCTGCTCGACGGTGAACAAGTTCCGGTAGGCGTGACGCCACCGCCCGGTGCTCCACCCGCCGGAGGTGACGGAGCCCCGAGCGCGGGGCCGCCGTCGGCAGGCGCACCTCTCGACCTCAACTCCGCGACCTCCGCGGAGCTGGAGGAGCTGCCCGGAGTGGGCCCGGTACTCGCGCAACGGATCGTGGACTTCCGCACCGAGCACGGACGGTTCGTCGATGTCGAGGACCTGCGCGAGGTCACCGGGATCGGTGAACGCACCTTCGCCGAGCTGCGCGACAAAGTGACGGCGCGGTGA
- a CDS encoding aminoglycoside phosphotransferase family protein yields MSAGGTSRRDMLAAIGDRYQIPVEDMAAVPAQGAANDVYFLGDHLVLRIPRGGGARLAELAKEATLIPAVRRVGVRTPAVVTYDDSCSVVNVPYLVVERVPGRDLAALGTEPHTAADAYRDVGVGLARLHQLTRARVGSLPGVAQLPEDDPRAHVLRLAEKGYVDVDTAGWLVGWFDRLERWRPVDVAPAVVHGDVSPTNIVVASATPERATLVDWGDAAWADPAVDFAKLPLRAVPYALRGYLDQVPPRALAEAEHAWSARVLWYHLSWALHRVGDVPGEPERVWTRPPASRLLELLRFFAASPPAPWPDLA; encoded by the coding sequence GTGAGCGCAGGTGGAACGTCGCGTCGGGACATGCTGGCCGCGATCGGCGACAGATACCAGATCCCGGTCGAGGACATGGCCGCGGTTCCGGCTCAGGGTGCCGCCAACGACGTGTACTTCCTCGGCGACCACCTCGTCCTGCGCATCCCGCGAGGTGGCGGCGCCCGGCTGGCCGAGCTCGCCAAGGAGGCGACGCTCATCCCCGCGGTCCGCCGGGTGGGGGTGCGAACGCCCGCGGTGGTGACGTACGACGACAGCTGCTCTGTCGTCAACGTTCCCTACCTCGTGGTCGAACGCGTCCCTGGCCGCGACTTGGCCGCTCTGGGCACCGAACCCCACACGGCAGCCGACGCCTACCGCGACGTCGGGGTGGGCCTCGCCCGGCTGCACCAGCTGACCCGCGCGCGCGTGGGCTCGCTACCTGGTGTCGCGCAGCTACCGGAGGACGATCCGCGGGCCCATGTGCTCCGGCTGGCGGAGAAGGGGTACGTCGACGTGGACACCGCGGGCTGGCTGGTCGGATGGTTCGACCGGCTGGAGCGCTGGCGGCCCGTCGACGTGGCGCCGGCGGTCGTGCACGGCGACGTCTCGCCGACCAACATCGTGGTCGCGAGCGCCACCCCCGAACGCGCCACCCTGGTGGACTGGGGAGACGCGGCCTGGGCTGATCCCGCTGTCGACTTCGCGAAACTGCCGTTGCGCGCGGTGCCGTACGCCCTGCGGGGTTACCTGGACCAGGTGCCGCCGCGAGCTCTGGCGGAGGCCGAACACGCCTGGTCGGCGAGGGTGCTCTGGTATCACCTGTCCTGGGCGCTGCACCGTGTCGGCGACGTGCCGGGAGAACCCGAACGCGTGTGGACCAGGCCGCCCGCGAGCCGGCTGCTCGAGCTGCTGCGGTTCTTCGCCGCCTCACCGCCGGCGCCCTGGCCCGACCTGGCCTGA
- a CDS encoding DegV family protein gives MVRHVALVTDSTAHLDGREVADYGISVVPTQVTVGSTTYTDGDPEVTRLVTDSLRRGESVRTARPSPMEFLAGYTAAARTGYSAAVSIHLSGDLSGTHDAARLGAVQAPLPVAVVDSRQVGMGLGFAVLAAADAARKGADAAEVVELARARAAATETYLYVDSLDYLRRGGRIRLAQAMVSSALPSRPILQLRDGRVTPCAKVRTGARAMAELERLALGSAGTRSVEIAVHHLGAPILAGELASRLGRRVRRLARIVFREAGSGIGAHVGPGMVSVVVSPTDVD, from the coding sequence GTGGTGCGACACGTGGCCCTGGTGACCGACTCGACCGCACACCTCGATGGCCGGGAGGTTGCCGACTACGGAATCTCCGTCGTGCCGACGCAGGTGACGGTCGGCTCCACCACGTACACCGACGGCGACCCGGAGGTGACCCGACTGGTCACCGACTCCCTGCGCCGTGGCGAAAGCGTCCGCACCGCACGTCCCTCGCCGATGGAGTTCCTGGCCGGCTACACCGCCGCGGCTCGCACCGGCTACTCGGCCGCGGTGTCGATCCACCTGTCCGGCGACCTTTCCGGCACCCACGACGCGGCCAGGCTGGGCGCGGTCCAGGCTCCCCTGCCGGTCGCCGTGGTCGACTCACGCCAGGTGGGCATGGGACTCGGCTTCGCCGTGCTCGCCGCCGCCGACGCAGCCAGGAAGGGTGCGGACGCGGCCGAGGTGGTCGAGCTGGCGCGGGCGCGTGCCGCCGCGACCGAGACGTATCTCTACGTCGACTCACTCGACTACCTGCGCCGCGGTGGGCGGATCCGGCTCGCCCAGGCGATGGTGAGTTCGGCCCTGCCGTCCAGGCCGATCCTGCAGCTACGCGACGGCCGGGTCACACCATGTGCCAAGGTGCGTACCGGTGCCAGAGCGATGGCCGAGCTCGAGCGCCTCGCTCTGGGAAGTGCCGGCACCCGCAGTGTCGAGATCGCGGTGCACCACCTCGGGGCGCCAATCCTCGCCGGTGAGCTGGCCTCGCGGTTGGGGCGGCGCGTACGCCGGCTCGCTCGCATCGTGTTCCGGGAGGCCGGCAGCGGGATCGGCGCGCACGTCGGGCCGGGCATGGTCTCGGTCGTCGTGTCGCCCACCGACGTCGACTGA